A part of Gramella sp. MAR_2010_147 genomic DNA contains:
- a CDS encoding dihydroorotase — protein sequence MKKVLIKNAKIVNEGKIVDGDVFIEDGIISEISESISAKSPDVNIFDAEGTYLLPGLIDDQVHFREPGLTHKESIETGSKAAVAGGITSFIEMPNTLPQTTNMEELEGKFKIASETSYANYSFMFGGTNDNLEEIEKIDPKNVAALKLFLGSSTGNMLVDDEKVLEQIFKKSPVLIAAHCEDEATIKKNMEDCIERYGDDIPIELHPKIRSEEACYKSSSRAVALAKKTGARLHVFHVSTAKELSLFNNKKALKDKKITAEVCIHHLWFNDSDYARKGTLIKWNPAVKTKKDQDALLAGLLDNYLDVLATDHAPHTKQEKKNVYTKAPSGGPLVQHALPALLQMHHQGKISLEKIVEKACHNPAILFQVEKRGFIREGYKADLVLVDLNSPWAVQPDNIFSKCQWSPFEGTTFKSRVTHTFVNGKLVYKNFKHAAFTKNAERLSFDR from the coding sequence ATGAAGAAGGTTTTAATCAAGAACGCGAAGATAGTAAACGAAGGAAAAATTGTGGATGGTGACGTTTTTATAGAAGACGGCATTATTTCAGAAATTTCAGAAAGTATAAGTGCCAAATCTCCCGACGTAAACATTTTTGATGCGGAAGGAACTTATCTGCTTCCGGGTCTTATAGATGATCAGGTACATTTCAGGGAACCGGGACTCACTCATAAGGAATCTATTGAAACAGGTTCTAAAGCGGCAGTAGCCGGTGGGATCACTTCTTTTATAGAAATGCCAAACACCTTACCCCAGACAACCAATATGGAAGAGCTGGAAGGGAAGTTTAAAATAGCTTCTGAAACTTCATATGCTAATTATTCTTTCATGTTTGGAGGCACCAACGATAATCTTGAAGAAATTGAAAAAATCGATCCTAAGAATGTCGCTGCTTTAAAACTTTTTCTCGGTTCATCTACTGGTAATATGCTGGTAGATGACGAAAAAGTGCTGGAGCAGATATTCAAAAAATCTCCTGTATTAATTGCGGCTCATTGTGAAGATGAAGCGACAATTAAGAAAAATATGGAAGATTGTATAGAAAGATATGGAGATGATATTCCTATTGAGTTACATCCTAAAATTAGAAGCGAGGAAGCTTGTTACAAATCTTCTTCTAGAGCGGTGGCACTTGCAAAAAAAACCGGGGCCAGACTTCATGTATTTCATGTTTCAACAGCAAAAGAGCTAAGTCTATTCAATAATAAAAAGGCTTTAAAAGATAAAAAGATCACTGCAGAGGTTTGTATTCACCATCTATGGTTTAATGATTCAGATTATGCCAGAAAGGGAACTCTTATAAAATGGAATCCGGCAGTAAAGACAAAGAAAGATCAGGATGCTTTATTAGCTGGTTTACTGGATAACTATTTAGATGTACTGGCAACAGATCACGCACCGCATACCAAGCAGGAGAAGAAGAATGTTTATACCAAGGCACCCAGTGGAGGCCCACTGGTACAACATGCTTTACCTGCGTTATTGCAAATGCATCACCAAGGGAAGATCTCCCTGGAAAAGATCGTTGAAAAAGCCTGTCATAACCCGGCAATTTTGTTTCAGGTAGAAAAAAGAGGTTTTATAAGGGAAGGTTATAAAGCAGATTTAGTGCTGGTTGATCTTAATTCTCCATGGGCGGTGCAGCCAGATAATATTTTTTCTAAATGCCAGTGGTCTCCATTTGAAGGTACCACCTTTAAATCAAGAGTGACACATACGTTCGTGAACGGGAAACTTGTGTATAAGAATTTTAAGCATGCAGCATTCACCAAAAACGCCGAAAGATTAAGCTTTGATCGCTAA
- a CDS encoding polyprenol monophosphomannose synthase: MVNGIIIIPTFNEIENIERIIRNVFSQRRKFHILVVDDNSPDGTATRVRTLQAEFPERLFIEERVGKQGLGTAYIHGFKWALKRDFEYIFEMDADFSHNPNDLVRLYNTCKRDGADVAIGSRYITGVNVINWPMNRVLMSWLASRYVRFITGMDIQDTTAGFVCYKRRVLETINLDKIQFVGYAFQIEMKFKAHLHNFKILEVPVIFTDRTRGTSKMSGSIISEAVFGVIKMKLKSLFNRKKV, encoded by the coding sequence ATGGTAAATGGGATAATTATTATACCCACCTTTAATGAAATTGAGAATATAGAGCGCATTATAAGAAACGTGTTCTCTCAACGTCGCAAATTTCATATTCTGGTAGTGGATGATAATTCTCCAGATGGTACTGCAACCCGGGTGAGAACCCTGCAGGCTGAGTTTCCGGAAAGATTGTTCATTGAAGAGAGAGTTGGGAAACAGGGATTGGGTACCGCCTATATTCATGGTTTTAAGTGGGCGTTAAAGAGAGATTTTGAATATATATTTGAAATGGACGCCGATTTTTCTCATAATCCTAATGATCTGGTAAGATTGTATAATACCTGCAAAAGGGATGGGGCAGATGTTGCCATTGGTTCAAGATATATTACAGGAGTAAATGTGATTAACTGGCCAATGAACAGGGTTTTAATGTCCTGGCTGGCATCCAGATATGTCAGGTTTATAACCGGGATGGATATCCAGGATACCACGGCAGGTTTTGTTTGTTATAAAAGAAGAGTACTGGAAACTATTAATCTTGACAAAATTCAATTTGTTGGGTATGCTTTCCAGATAGAGATGAAGTTCAAAGCTCATCTTCATAATTTTAAAATTTTAGAAGTTCCGGTGATATTTACTGATAGGACACGAGGAACTTCAAAAATGAGCGGCTCCATAATTTCTGAAGCCGTTTTTGGGGTAATTAAAATGAAGCTTAAAAGTCTGTTTAACAGGAAAAAAGTCTAA
- a CDS encoding DUF4271 domain-containing protein, with protein sequence MQATERIYEYQDWITIIFLACFTLLVLAKLLFPQRFEEFASLLNSGKFIAFKGKENKAFHAFNILLLGIQAIAISLFLHIAYSHFFETSILDFILYIRILTAYLCLILIKAGIEKIIGNIFELDEKIDYYLFQKFSYRNFISLFILAASLFLIYTINPTSLILGTIGILAILANAIGLIIIYKRNQSVLSANWFYFILYLCALEIAPYIILYKLITI encoded by the coding sequence ATGCAGGCGACAGAGCGAATTTATGAATATCAGGATTGGATTACCATTATTTTCCTGGCATGCTTTACTCTTCTTGTCCTTGCAAAATTATTATTCCCACAACGGTTCGAGGAATTTGCATCCCTTTTGAACTCCGGCAAATTTATAGCCTTTAAAGGAAAAGAGAATAAGGCTTTTCATGCTTTTAACATTTTATTATTGGGGATACAGGCTATAGCAATATCCCTGTTTCTACACATTGCGTATTCACACTTTTTTGAAACCTCCATATTAGATTTTATATTGTATATACGTATACTAACTGCGTACCTATGTTTGATTCTCATAAAAGCAGGCATTGAAAAAATTATTGGAAATATTTTTGAGCTGGATGAAAAGATCGATTATTACCTGTTTCAGAAATTTAGCTATAGAAACTTCATCTCTCTTTTTATATTAGCCGCTTCTTTATTTTTAATCTACACCATAAATCCAACTTCTTTAATCCTCGGTACCATAGGAATCCTGGCGATTCTAGCGAACGCTATTGGCCTAATTATCATATACAAAAGAAATCAAAGTGTACTTAGCGCTAATTGGTTCTATTTTATTTTGTACCTTTGCGCACTTGAAATCGCCCCTTATATTATTTTGTACAAGCTTATTACAATTTAA
- a CDS encoding uroporphyrinogen-III synthase, with product MKVKTILVSQPEPKVENSPYFELEEKQKVKIDFIPFIHVEGVPSKEVRQQKVDLTEYSAIILTSRNAVDHFFRIAEEMRFKVPDTLKYFCLSEAVAYYLQKYVVYRKRKIYVGKRTFAELAPLIKKYKNEKFLLPSSDMLKPDVPKTLNKLGVEWKKAVFYRTVVSDLSHLKDVTYDILVFFSPSGIKSLFENFPDFKQNDTRIAVFGNTTIKAAKEHGLVCNIKAPTPETPSMTMAINKYITQVNKK from the coding sequence ATGAAAGTGAAAACAATTTTGGTTTCTCAGCCAGAACCTAAGGTAGAAAATTCACCTTATTTTGAGCTAGAGGAAAAGCAAAAAGTTAAAATTGATTTCATCCCCTTTATTCATGTTGAAGGCGTACCTTCTAAAGAAGTTAGACAACAAAAGGTTGATCTTACGGAGTACTCGGCCATTATTCTTACAAGCCGAAATGCCGTTGACCATTTTTTTAGAATTGCTGAAGAAATGAGATTTAAAGTGCCAGACACTTTAAAGTATTTCTGCCTGAGTGAAGCAGTAGCATATTATCTGCAAAAATATGTAGTATACCGTAAGCGTAAGATCTATGTAGGGAAGAGAACTTTTGCTGAACTGGCACCACTAATTAAGAAGTATAAGAACGAAAAATTTCTTTTGCCTTCATCAGACATGCTTAAGCCTGATGTTCCAAAGACATTGAACAAGTTAGGTGTTGAATGGAAAAAAGCGGTTTTTTACAGAACAGTTGTAAGTGATCTTTCTCACCTGAAAGATGTGACCTATGATATTCTGGTATTTTTTAGCCCTAGTGGAATTAAATCTCTTTTTGAGAACTTCCCGGACTTTAAACAAAATGATACACGAATTGCTGTTTTTGGAAATACTACCATTAAGGCAGCTAAAGAGCATGGTCTTGTTTGCAATATTAAAGCTCCAACTCCGGAGACTCCAAGTATGACCATGGCTATTAACAAATATATCACGCAAGTAAATAAGAAGTAA
- the pckA gene encoding phosphoenolpyruvate carboxykinase (ATP), with protein MVDNTQITKTISLEDYGINNATVHYQLSPQELHQETLRLGQGVESSFGALAVNTGEFTGRSPKDRFIVKDEVTSDKVWWGDINIPFDPEKFDKLYHKVTNYLSGKEVYARDAYACADNNYQLNIRVLNEYPWSNLFAFNMFLRAGDEELDNFKEDWLVVNAPGFKADPEIDGTRQENFAILNFSKKIALIGGTGYTGEIKKGIFSALNFVLPVYKKTLPMHCSANVGEDGDTAIFFGLSGTGKTTLSADPERKLIGDDEHGWTEENTIFNFEGGCYAKVINLSEENEPDIYRAIKPGAILENVVLDENGDVDFDNTTITQNTRVSYPIHHIQNIQEPSTGENPKNIFFLTADAFGVLPPISKLTPGQAAYHFISGYTAKVAGTEAGVDEPVPSFSACFGAPFMPLHPTKYAEMLSKKMKAANVNVWLVNTGWTGGPYGVGSRMKLKYTREMISSALEGKLDHVDYEKHDIFGLEMPKTCEGVPSEVLNPKNTWKDQNAYDLKAKELSSFFRKNFSKFEEYANEEILNGAPVE; from the coding sequence ATGGTCGATAACACCCAAATTACGAAAACGATTTCGTTAGAGGATTATGGAATCAATAATGCCACAGTACATTATCAGCTATCTCCACAGGAATTACATCAGGAAACTTTAAGACTCGGTCAGGGAGTTGAGAGCTCATTTGGAGCTTTGGCCGTGAATACCGGGGAGTTTACAGGAAGATCACCAAAGGATAGATTCATTGTAAAAGATGAAGTTACAAGCGATAAAGTATGGTGGGGTGACATTAATATTCCATTTGATCCGGAAAAATTTGACAAACTTTACCATAAGGTAACTAATTATCTTAGTGGTAAAGAGGTATACGCCAGAGATGCTTATGCCTGTGCAGATAATAATTACCAATTGAATATTAGAGTTTTAAATGAATATCCATGGTCTAATCTTTTTGCATTTAATATGTTCCTGCGTGCTGGTGATGAAGAGTTAGACAATTTTAAGGAAGACTGGCTGGTTGTAAATGCACCAGGCTTTAAAGCCGATCCTGAAATAGACGGAACAAGGCAGGAAAATTTCGCCATTCTCAATTTTAGTAAAAAGATCGCTTTAATTGGTGGTACTGGATATACGGGAGAGATCAAAAAAGGAATTTTTTCTGCATTGAATTTTGTGCTTCCGGTTTACAAGAAGACATTGCCAATGCATTGTTCTGCGAATGTTGGAGAAGATGGTGATACCGCAATTTTCTTTGGATTATCGGGAACTGGAAAAACCACCCTTTCTGCAGATCCTGAGCGTAAACTTATTGGAGATGATGAGCATGGCTGGACCGAAGAAAATACTATTTTCAATTTTGAAGGAGGTTGTTACGCGAAAGTGATAAACCTTTCAGAAGAAAATGAACCTGATATATATCGTGCGATCAAGCCGGGAGCAATACTCGAGAATGTTGTTCTTGATGAGAATGGAGATGTAGATTTTGATAATACCACTATTACCCAAAATACTAGGGTTAGTTATCCAATACATCATATTCAAAATATTCAGGAGCCGTCTACTGGTGAAAATCCAAAAAACATATTTTTCTTAACGGCAGATGCATTTGGTGTTTTGCCTCCTATTAGTAAGCTTACACCAGGCCAGGCTGCATATCATTTTATAAGTGGATATACGGCAAAGGTAGCTGGAACAGAAGCTGGTGTAGATGAGCCGGTACCAAGTTTTTCAGCTTGTTTTGGAGCACCTTTTATGCCGCTCCATCCAACCAAATATGCTGAAATGCTCAGCAAGAAAATGAAGGCTGCCAATGTAAATGTCTGGCTTGTAAATACCGGCTGGACAGGTGGACCTTATGGAGTAGGAAGCAGAATGAAGCTTAAATATACCCGTGAGATGATTAGTTCTGCACTTGAAGGTAAGCTTGATCATGTAGATTATGAAAAGCACGATATTTTTGGTCTGGAAATGCCTAAGACATGTGAAGGTGTGCCTTCAGAGGTTTTAAATCCTAAAAATACATGGAAAGATCAGAATGCATATGATCTTAAAGCCAAAGAGCTTTCTAGTTTCTTCAGAAAGAACTTCAGTAAATTTGAAGAGTATGCTAATGAAGAGATTTTGAACGGAGCTCCGGTTGAATAG
- a CDS encoding DUF423 domain-containing protein codes for MYRKFLVAGTLFGLLAVILGAFAAHGLKGTISTDALNSFETGVRFQMYHAFLLLIIGVSGSFSEKTLNTVFYLIVIGTVLFSGSIYLLSTGSVFAVDFTSIALLTPLGGSLLIIGWVILLLKFIKLKKK; via the coding sequence ATGTACAGGAAATTTTTAGTAGCCGGGACACTTTTCGGGTTGTTGGCAGTAATTTTAGGCGCTTTTGCTGCTCATGGTTTGAAAGGAACGATCTCTACAGATGCATTAAATTCTTTTGAAACCGGTGTAAGATTTCAAATGTATCATGCTTTTTTGTTGTTAATAATAGGAGTTTCAGGATCATTTTCAGAAAAAACATTGAATACTGTTTTTTATCTTATAGTGATAGGAACTGTTCTTTTTTCTGGTTCTATATACCTGTTGTCTACGGGAAGCGTTTTTGCTGTAGATTTTACTTCAATCGCATTATTAACTCCTTTAGGCGGAAGCCTTTTGATCATTGGCTGGGTGATTTTGCTCCTGAAATTCATAAAGTTAAAAAAGAAATAA
- a CDS encoding saccharopine dehydrogenase family protein, translated as MREILIVGAGKSTSVLINYLLEQADKEDLFLRIGDLDIENAKKACNDHAKCEAFQLDVFKAESREPAIKRADIIISMLPARFHIQVAKDCLKFGKNMVTASYVSDEMKELNEEVKAKGLVFMNEIGVDPGIDHMSAMQVIDRIRDKGGKVLLFESFTGGLVAPESDNNLWNYKFTWNPRNVVVAGQGGVAEFIQEGKYKYIPYHRLFRRTEFLQIQGHGKFEGLANRNSLKYQSIYGLEDALTLYRGTIRKVGFSRAWNMFVQLGMTDDSFEMKDSEEMSYRDFINSFLPYSPSDSVELKVRHNLKIDQDDIMWEKLIELDLFNPNKKIGIKNATPAQALQKILMEKWSLAKDDKDMIVMYHKFGYELNGERKQIDSTMVHIGEDQSKTAMAKTVGLPVAMATIMILNGEIKTHGVQLPINKEVYEPILKKLEDHNIKFEEKKTEYLGYNPFGEVGN; from the coding sequence ATGCGAGAAATTTTAATTGTGGGAGCAGGAAAATCTACCTCTGTTCTTATAAATTACCTGCTAGAGCAGGCCGACAAAGAAGACCTTTTTTTAAGAATTGGAGATCTTGATATAGAAAATGCAAAAAAAGCCTGTAACGACCATGCTAAATGTGAAGCTTTCCAACTTGATGTTTTTAAAGCTGAAAGCAGGGAGCCAGCCATAAAGAGGGCCGATATTATTATATCTATGCTCCCTGCCAGATTTCATATTCAAGTAGCAAAGGACTGCCTGAAATTTGGAAAGAACATGGTGACCGCTTCTTATGTGAGCGATGAAATGAAAGAACTGAATGAAGAGGTAAAAGCCAAAGGCCTAGTATTTATGAATGAGATTGGCGTAGATCCCGGCATAGACCACATGAGTGCTATGCAGGTGATAGACAGAATCAGGGACAAAGGCGGCAAAGTACTATTATTCGAATCTTTTACCGGCGGTCTCGTGGCCCCTGAAAGCGACAACAATCTATGGAACTATAAATTTACCTGGAACCCAAGAAATGTGGTGGTTGCCGGTCAGGGTGGTGTTGCCGAATTTATCCAGGAAGGTAAATACAAATACATTCCTTACCACCGCCTATTTAGAAGAACGGAATTTCTACAAATTCAGGGACATGGTAAATTTGAAGGCCTGGCCAACAGAAATTCACTTAAATACCAGAGTATTTATGGCCTGGAAGATGCCCTCACCTTATATAGAGGAACCATCCGAAAAGTAGGATTCAGCCGTGCATGGAATATGTTTGTTCAATTGGGAATGACAGATGACAGTTTTGAAATGAAGGATTCTGAAGAAATGAGTTACAGGGACTTCATAAATTCATTCCTGCCTTATTCTCCAAGCGATTCAGTAGAATTGAAAGTGCGTCATAACCTGAAGATTGACCAGGATGATATTATGTGGGAGAAACTAATAGAATTGGACCTGTTCAACCCTAATAAAAAAATAGGCATTAAAAATGCTACTCCCGCCCAGGCTCTTCAAAAGATATTAATGGAAAAATGGTCATTAGCAAAAGACGATAAGGATATGATCGTGATGTACCATAAGTTTGGATATGAATTAAATGGCGAAAGAAAACAGATTGACTCTACCATGGTACATATTGGAGAAGACCAGTCTAAGACAGCCATGGCTAAGACTGTGGGATTACCGGTTGCAATGGCTACGATCATGATCCTTAATGGTGAAATTAAAACTCACGGTGTTCAGCTCCCTATAAATAAAGAGGTGTATGAACCAATATTAAAGAAACTGGAGGACCACAATATCAAATTTGAAGAAAAAAAGACAGAATACCTGGGATATAACCCATTTGGAGAGGTAGGCAATTAG
- a CDS encoding Lrp/AsnC ligand binding domain-containing protein, which produces MKIVNDNVKLDGIDKTILNFLMKDAKKPILEIAKNIGITGAAVHQRLRKLEKSGLIEGSKMMLDARLLGYKTMAFVGVYLDKAVSNPQAVKQLNEIPEVIECHYTTGNWSIFLKILCTDNEHLMHVLNKNIQAIEGVSRTETFISLNQQIDRQIKI; this is translated from the coding sequence ATGAAAATAGTGAATGATAATGTGAAGCTGGATGGAATTGATAAAACTATTCTCAACTTCCTGATGAAAGATGCTAAAAAACCAATTTTAGAGATCGCGAAAAATATTGGAATAACCGGTGCTGCGGTACACCAGCGTTTAAGGAAACTTGAAAAATCAGGTTTGATCGAAGGTTCAAAAATGATGCTGGATGCCAGATTGCTTGGTTATAAGACTATGGCCTTTGTGGGAGTCTACCTGGATAAGGCCGTAAGTAATCCCCAGGCTGTAAAACAGCTTAATGAAATCCCAGAAGTTATAGAATGCCATTATACTACAGGGAACTGGTCTATTTTTTTAAAGATCCTGTGTACAGATAATGAGCATTTAATGCATGTGCTCAACAAGAATATTCAGGCGATAGAAGGTGTCTCAAGAACAGAGACATTTATTTCTCTAAATCAACAGATAGATAGACAAATTAAGATTTAA
- a CDS encoding zinc metallopeptidase, whose protein sequence is MLGYYIIAGLIFLVSMFVSNRLKSKFKKYSKVHLQNGMSGKEIAEKMLRDNGITDVKVISTPGMLSDHYNPSKKTVNLSEGVYSQRNAAAAAVSAHECGHAIQHAKAYNWLQMRSKLVPVVSVASKLSQWAIFGGLILMTMVGVGVGQTVLLIGIIMYGMGTLFSFITLPVEYDASNRALAWLENENMLTASEHDAAEDSLKWAARTYVVAAVGSLATLLYFVGIFMGRD, encoded by the coding sequence ATGTTAGGATATTATATAATAGCAGGACTTATTTTTCTGGTAAGTATGTTTGTGAGCAACAGGCTCAAGAGTAAATTTAAAAAATATTCCAAGGTTCATCTTCAAAATGGGATGAGTGGAAAAGAGATCGCAGAAAAGATGCTTCGTGACAATGGGATTACAGACGTGAAAGTGATCTCTACGCCGGGAATGCTTTCAGATCATTACAATCCTTCTAAGAAAACTGTAAATCTTAGTGAAGGAGTTTATTCACAAAGAAATGCCGCAGCCGCAGCTGTGTCTGCTCATGAGTGTGGCCATGCAATTCAACATGCAAAAGCCTATAACTGGTTGCAAATGAGAAGCAAGCTGGTACCGGTGGTGAGTGTGGCTTCCAAGCTTTCGCAATGGGCAATCTTTGGTGGTCTTATTCTAATGACCATGGTTGGAGTTGGTGTAGGACAAACAGTCCTTCTTATTGGTATTATCATGTATGGGATGGGTACGCTATTCAGCTTTATCACTTTACCTGTAGAATATGATGCAAGTAATAGAGCGCTGGCATGGTTGGAAAACGAAAATATGCTAACTGCTTCTGAACATGATGCTGCTGAAGATTCCTTAAAATGGGCCGCGAGAACTTATGTGGTTGCGGCCGTTGGATCACTGGCTACGCTGCTTTATTTTGTAGGTATATTTATGGGAAGAGATTAA
- the pyrH gene encoding UMP kinase: MQYERILLKLSGEALMGNRQYGIDPERLAEYAAEIKSVVDKGVELAIVIGGGNIFRGVAGASRGMDRVQGDHMGMLATVINGLALQSALEDANIQTRLQSAIKINEVAEPFIRRKAIRHLEKGRVVIFGGGTGNPYFTTDSAAVLRAIEIKADVILKGTRVDGIYTSDPEKDKGATKFDFITFEDVIKKGLKVMDTTAFTLSQENELPIIVFDMNKPGNLLKVATGERVGTKVNL; the protein is encoded by the coding sequence ATGCAATACGAAAGAATACTTTTAAAACTATCAGGAGAAGCTTTAATGGGAAACCGTCAATATGGCATTGACCCCGAGCGACTGGCAGAATATGCCGCAGAAATCAAATCGGTAGTTGATAAAGGTGTTGAGCTGGCTATTGTTATTGGAGGAGGAAATATTTTTAGAGGTGTTGCAGGCGCGAGCCGGGGAATGGACCGGGTGCAGGGCGACCACATGGGCATGCTGGCAACCGTTATAAACGGACTGGCTTTACAAAGTGCTCTCGAAGACGCCAATATCCAAACCAGGTTACAATCGGCAATAAAAATTAATGAAGTGGCAGAACCTTTTATTCGGCGTAAGGCTATTAGACATCTGGAAAAAGGCAGAGTCGTGATCTTTGGAGGTGGAACGGGAAACCCTTATTTCACCACAGATTCAGCAGCGGTACTTAGAGCCATTGAAATTAAAGCTGATGTAATTCTTAAAGGAACACGTGTAGATGGGATCTATACATCAGACCCCGAAAAGGACAAAGGAGCAACTAAATTCGATTTCATTACATTTGAAGATGTAATTAAAAAAGGCCTGAAAGTTATGGACACCACAGCTTTCACCCTAAGTCAGGAAAACGAATTACCAATAATAGTTTTCGACATGAACAAACCGGGCAACCTTTTAAAAGTAGCTACTGGAGAACGTGTTGGAACCAAAGTGAACTTATAA
- the frr gene encoding ribosome recycling factor has protein sequence MDEVEFILEEAKEGMEKAISHLKKQLSNIRAGKASPSMLGSVMVEYYGSQTPLQQVANVNTPDARTLSIQPFEKSLIQEIERGIMLANLGFNPMNNGESVIINVPPLTEERRKQLSKQAKAEAEDAKVGVRNDRKQANQELKKLDISEDLLKSSEDDVQELTNTYIERIDKILTVKETEIMTV, from the coding sequence ATGGATGAAGTTGAATTTATTTTAGAAGAAGCAAAAGAAGGAATGGAAAAAGCCATTTCGCATCTTAAAAAACAACTTTCAAATATACGTGCAGGGAAAGCCAGCCCAAGCATGCTTGGTAGTGTAATGGTTGAATACTACGGATCTCAAACTCCGCTTCAACAGGTGGCGAATGTGAATACTCCAGATGCCAGAACACTTTCTATTCAACCTTTTGAAAAAAGTTTGATCCAGGAAATAGAACGTGGAATTATGCTTGCGAATCTTGGATTTAATCCTATGAATAATGGGGAGAGCGTTATCATTAACGTTCCGCCGTTAACCGAGGAAAGAAGAAAACAATTGTCTAAACAGGCAAAGGCTGAGGCTGAAGACGCTAAAGTTGGTGTGAGAAACGATAGAAAACAGGCAAATCAGGAATTGAAAAAACTTGATATTTCTGAAGATTTACTGAAAAGCTCTGAAGATGATGTTCAGGAACTCACCAATACTTATATTGAAAGAATCGACAAGATTCTTACCGTAAAAGAAACAGAGATCATGACTGTTTAA